A window of Leptolyngbya sp. CCY15150 genomic DNA:
TATATGACTGTGGGCGACTGGCATTCGAGCCGGCCGATTACCGCCATGGATGACCATGAACGGGACACCCGCTTCCATGGTCTGAAGCAAGAATGTGGCCTGCATTTACCCCAAACGCCGGGGGAAGAAGAAAGCCTGAATTCTAGCTCCCTCTAGCCGCTAACGAATTTGGGCTGTTTGAGCGATCGCCACCAAGGGTAAGCGATCGGGGTAGGCTTGGTCTGCCTTAATCTGCTGGACAATCTCTTCGTTGATGGGTTGTTTGAGCCCCTTAGACAGTGCCCGCACAATATCGCCGCGATCGAGTAAACCTGCGATCGCTCCGGTTGGCGATCGCACGAGAAGCCATGGGTAGGGCTGCTGCTCTAGCCGATCAATAGCATCGGCTAGACATAGGTTCTCATCCACAATAGGTAAAGTCTCTAGGGGCTGAGTTATGGCACTCACGGGGGATCTGGCCCAGTCAGCAGAGGGGATCTGGTGCAGGTCGTCTAGCCGCAGCACGCCCTGATAGACACCCTCAGCCACCACAAAGCAGCAGTTGGGCGGCGGTTGTCCCATGAGGTAGCGATCGCCAAAGTCTTGTAGGGTCTGCGTTGCTTCAATGCTGATAAAATCTCGGGTCATCGCTTGGGAAACCGTTAGCCGCAGCAGCAAACTTTGCAGGGTGGCAAACTGCTGATGGGCATTGGCATGGCGCAGACCAAACCAGCCCAGCAAGGCAATCCACAGAACGCTCACCATGGCATAGCGGACGAGTAAGACCAGACTGAGGGCGATCGCCAATCCACCCAGTAGCCAGCCAGCTCGGGCCGCCCAGCGTACGCCTTGGATGCGGCTTCCCGTGAGTTTCCAGATGGCCGACTTGAGCACCTGACCGCCATCGAGGGGTAAGCCCGGCAGCATATTGAACAAGGCCAGCATTAAATTGATCCCCGCCAAGTTGGCCACCACCATTCTGCCCGGTGACCCGTTGGGCAGCAGGCCTTCCAGCAAAGCCAGCACCATGTATAGCCCAAAACTCATCGATGGGCCAGCGATCGCCACCTGAAAAGCCTGCCCCGGCGTTTTAGATTCTTGGCTGATCGTGGCCATGCCGCCAAATAGGAAAAGGGTAATCGACTGCACTGGAATGGCGTGGGAGCGGGCTACTAAACTATGCCCCAGCTCATGCAAAACCACCGATAAAAATAGCGCCAATGCCATGGTTAATGCAGCGATCCAGACCATCGTGGGTTGCCAATCCATCATCTGCCACGTTGTGCCATAGGCGTAGGTTACCACCGCCAGAATGATGAACCAAGAGGGGGCAATGAGAATGGGAATGCCCAGGATGGAACCAATGCGCCAGCCAGTGTTCATCGCTAGTATCTGCCTGCGATCGCCTCCCCCATTATGGGCGATCGCCTCGACGTTGTTGCTACCCATCTACTTCGTTGGCGCATTCTCCAACTTAAAACCTCAAGTATCCCCAGCAATTTTTTGAATTTCGCGATCCAGGCTTGTCTTGTGGGTACATTGAGGTCAAGATGGACTCACTTCAGTCTTTCTCTGCCTCTACCTTCAAACGCTAAGCATTATGGGTGTTTTGTTAAAGTGTGCTACCTGCGGTGGCAAAGTTTCATCCGCTGCCAAAGCCTGTCCTCACTGTGGAGAACCCGATTTTCATGGAGATGGCATTGCCGATTGCAGGGTAGACGACAAGACGCTTGAGAATGGCCTAGCGACGGTCTCATCGTCTCTCATGCCAGAAGCTGCTGAGGTCGCCGAGACACTGGCTAATGGCAGCACCTACCCCGAACCAGAGACCACCCTGCAGGTTGTGGAGACAGAGACGGTGGACGCTGAACCTGCGCCCGCGCCTACCCGATCGATTCCTCTGATCGTCCATTGGGCATCCCTCGGCTGTTTGTCCGAGATTCAGCAAAGTATCGCCGAGTTTCCCGACGTCAATGTGACCGGTGATGATGGCTACACCGCCCTCCATGCTGCCGCGCAGCAAGGACATGCGGAGGTGGTGCAGTTTTTGCTCACCCATGGCGCAAACTGCGGCGTGCGCTTCAAGCCCGATCGCCCCTCTCCCTACGCTGGGTTCACGCCTTTGATGCTGGCGGAAAAAACGGGAAATCACGATGTGGCTGAACTCATTCGCACCAAGATGGAAGCCGATCAGGCCCAGCGCATAGCCGCATCCCCACGCCCCCGCAGTCAGCATTCGCCCATCGCCAAGCAAGCGATCGCGGATGTGGCCGCCTCAGCGCGCCAGTCGCAGCCCCGTGTCGTTAACCACAACCATACCTTGGGCGACAAGCACCTAGACGTGGTCTATGTTTTTTCTAACCGCAGCGATCTGCAAACGGCTCGGCGCAATGGCAAATGCGAATGGCTGCAGTTTGAAACCCGAGCTGCCCTCCGCAAGCGTGGCTTTCCGCTGCAGATCTATCCAACCATCAATATTTGGTTTAAAGATAAGACAGAATTTTATGGCAACGAGGGACGATAGACGGTGACTCAGGACGACTTCATCATTCGTCAGATGACGCCAGCGGATCTAGAGCTAGCGTTAGATTGGGCGGCGGCAGAGGGCTGGAATCCAGGGCTAACCGATGCGATCGCTTTCCATCAAACTGACGCTAAGGGGTTTTTGATGGGGCATATCGGGGATCAGCCCGCGGGCTCCATCGCGGCGGTGCGCTATGGCGATCGCTATGGCTTCCTTGGCCTCTACATTGTGCAACCGCAGTGGCGCGGGCGCGGCTATGGGATGCAGCTCTGGCAGGCAGGGCTACAGATCCTCGGCGATCGCACCTTGGCCCTAGACGGCGTTCTGGCCCAGGTGGACAACTACCAAACCTTTGGCTTCAAAACTGCCCATCACCATATTCGCTACGAAGGGTTGGGAGAAGCCTATGCCAAACAGGCCGGCGTTGTGCCCCTGCGAGATATTCCCTTCACCACCCTGCTGGACTATGACACCCAGCATTTCCTCGACCGCCGTCCCACCTTTCTACAGGCCTGGGTGGGTCTCAATGAAGGGTATGCCTTTCTAGAACATGGGCAACTTCTCGGCTACGGCGTCATTCGGGCCACCCGCCGAGGTTTCAAACTTGGCCCCTTGTTTGCCGACCGGCCAGCGATCGCCCAGGCCCTCTTCCAGGCATTGCTCACCCATGCCATCGGTCAACCGGTATTTCTCGACTGCCCCGATGCCAATCCGGAGGCGATCGCCCTGGCCGAAACCCACGATATGAAACCCGTGTTCACCTGCGCCCGCATGTATACCCAAGCGCCACCGCCCCTGCCCCTGGCTAAAATTTTCGGCGTCACCACCCTAGAGCTAGGCTAGTAAGGGCTGCTGTTTGGGAATGCCCACGGCACGGGGATAGGCTGCGGGCGTAGCCGCCACTTTGGTGAGGTAGATACTATGGCGCACGCCTTGGGTAATGGGGGTCTCAAAAGCATCCACCTGAGCGATCGCCCCGCCCAACTGCCGAGCCACCGCCTGCAACTGCTGCTCCTCCTCCACTGTCCACTGCCCGCGATAGAGCACCACCTGCCCCCCCAGCTTCACCAAGGGCAGGGCATATTCAGCGCAGGTGGCCACCGATGCCACTGCCCGCACCAGTACCCAGTCGTACTGTTCCCGGTGGGTCGGCAAATGACCTAGGGTTTCCACCCGACCCACCATGGGTATGACGTTGGTCAACTCCAACAGCGGCAGTGCTGCCTGCACCACGTCAATCTTTTTGCGGGTCGAGTCGAGCAGGGTCAAGTCCCAATCTGGACGAGCGATCGCCAAGGGCAACCCCGGAAAGCCGGCCCCTGTGCCCACATCCATCACCCGCGCTGGCGCTGCATTGGCCAACCCCATCCCCACCCCCCGCAAAGAATCCCACAGATGCTTTTCCCAAAAGTCGAGGGGCTCGGTAATCCGCGTGAGGTTGACGTGCTGGTTGGCATCGAGGATATAGGCATAGAGGGTCTGAAACTGATCCTGCTGGGCAGGGGTAGGTTGCCAGGCAAGAGTCTCTTGCCAGATATCGAGCTGGCTGGGCAAGGAAGCGGTAGAAGGCAAATCGGACGTCATAGC
This region includes:
- a CDS encoding ankyrin repeat domain-containing protein yields the protein MGVLLKCATCGGKVSSAAKACPHCGEPDFHGDGIADCRVDDKTLENGLATVSSSLMPEAAEVAETLANGSTYPEPETTLQVVETETVDAEPAPAPTRSIPLIVHWASLGCLSEIQQSIAEFPDVNVTGDDGYTALHAAAQQGHAEVVQFLLTHGANCGVRFKPDRPSPYAGFTPLMLAEKTGNHDVAELIRTKMEADQAQRIAASPRPRSQHSPIAKQAIADVAASARQSQPRVVNHNHTLGDKHLDVVYVFSNRSDLQTARRNGKCEWLQFETRAALRKRGFPLQIYPTINIWFKDKTEFYGNEGR
- a CDS encoding site-2 protease family protein, whose product is MGSNNVEAIAHNGGGDRRQILAMNTGWRIGSILGIPILIAPSWFIILAVVTYAYGTTWQMMDWQPTMVWIAALTMALALFLSVVLHELGHSLVARSHAIPVQSITLFLFGGMATISQESKTPGQAFQVAIAGPSMSFGLYMVLALLEGLLPNGSPGRMVVANLAGINLMLALFNMLPGLPLDGGQVLKSAIWKLTGSRIQGVRWAARAGWLLGGLAIALSLVLLVRYAMVSVLWIALLGWFGLRHANAHQQFATLQSLLLRLTVSQAMTRDFISIEATQTLQDFGDRYLMGQPPPNCCFVVAEGVYQGVLRLDDLHQIPSADWARSPVSAITQPLETLPIVDENLCLADAIDRLEQQPYPWLLVRSPTGAIAGLLDRGDIVRALSKGLKQPINEEIVQQIKADQAYPDRLPLVAIAQTAQIR
- a CDS encoding GNAT family N-acetyltransferase, with the protein product MTQDDFIIRQMTPADLELALDWAAAEGWNPGLTDAIAFHQTDAKGFLMGHIGDQPAGSIAAVRYGDRYGFLGLYIVQPQWRGRGYGMQLWQAGLQILGDRTLALDGVLAQVDNYQTFGFKTAHHHIRYEGLGEAYAKQAGVVPLRDIPFTTLLDYDTQHFLDRRPTFLQAWVGLNEGYAFLEHGQLLGYGVIRATRRGFKLGPLFADRPAIAQALFQALLTHAIGQPVFLDCPDANPEAIALAETHDMKPVFTCARMYTQAPPPLPLAKIFGVTTLELG
- the rsmG gene encoding 16S rRNA (guanine(527)-N(7))-methyltransferase RsmG; translation: MTSDLPSTASLPSQLDIWQETLAWQPTPAQQDQFQTLYAYILDANQHVNLTRITEPLDFWEKHLWDSLRGVGMGLANAAPARVMDVGTGAGFPGLPLAIARPDWDLTLLDSTRKKIDVVQAALPLLELTNVIPMVGRVETLGHLPTHREQYDWVLVRAVASVATCAEYALPLVKLGGQVVLYRGQWTVEEEQQLQAVARQLGGAIAQVDAFETPITQGVRHSIYLTKVAATPAAYPRAVGIPKQQPLLA